Proteins from a single region of Sneathiella aquimaris:
- the hemW gene encoding radical SAM family heme chaperone HemW: protein MPALQRHNRPDPGFGIYFHWPFCRKKCPYCDFNSHVRDTVDQAVWADALLTELDWFTDRSDRQTVTSIFFGGGTPSLMVPETVSRLIEGVKQRFSVANDLEISLEANPTSAEASFFHGYRAAGVTRLSMGVQSLSDDALLFLGREHSVQEALKTIELARSVFPNISFDLIYALPGQTLNAWEADLREALKLAGDHLSLYQLTIEPNTGFAGSVRRGEFSLPKDELAEAMFERTQDICADAGLPAYEISNHARPGFECRHNLTYWRYGPYLGIGPGAHGRVLHGGDRTAFEQEKKPEKWLQSVQKQRHGTKASFLVETPEEKAEELLLMGLRLSEGVWFENFEAATGQPFYDLVKKDRLEKLVKAGFLAADEKALKATDEGRFVLNAVLADLLS from the coding sequence ATGCCTGCTTTGCAAAGGCATAACCGACCAGATCCCGGCTTTGGCATTTATTTCCATTGGCCGTTTTGCCGAAAGAAGTGCCCTTACTGTGATTTCAACAGTCATGTCAGGGACACTGTCGATCAGGCGGTTTGGGCCGATGCGCTTCTCACGGAACTGGACTGGTTTACGGACCGTTCGGATCGCCAAACGGTTACCAGCATTTTTTTTGGTGGTGGAACGCCCTCCCTGATGGTGCCGGAAACCGTTTCACGCTTGATTGAGGGGGTTAAACAGCGTTTTTCGGTGGCCAATGATCTTGAAATTAGTCTGGAAGCCAACCCGACATCGGCAGAAGCGTCTTTCTTTCATGGGTACAGGGCAGCCGGAGTAACCCGTCTGTCTATGGGGGTGCAGTCCCTGTCGGATGACGCGTTGCTGTTTCTTGGTCGGGAACATTCAGTTCAGGAGGCCCTGAAAACTATTGAACTTGCCCGCTCTGTCTTTCCAAATATCTCGTTTGATTTGATATATGCGCTGCCGGGTCAGACCCTGAACGCGTGGGAAGCTGATTTGCGCGAAGCGTTGAAACTGGCTGGTGATCATCTGTCTTTGTATCAACTGACAATCGAGCCCAATACAGGCTTTGCCGGTTCCGTTCGGCGCGGTGAATTTTCCCTGCCCAAGGACGAGCTTGCGGAAGCGATGTTTGAAAGGACGCAGGACATTTGTGCGGATGCAGGCTTACCTGCCTATGAGATTTCCAATCACGCACGGCCGGGTTTTGAATGCCGTCATAACCTGACTTATTGGCGCTATGGCCCCTATCTCGGTATTGGACCCGGCGCCCATGGACGGGTTTTGCACGGCGGAGACCGAACAGCGTTTGAGCAGGAGAAAAAACCTGAAAAATGGCTTCAATCTGTTCAGAAACAACGTCATGGAACCAAGGCGAGCTTTTTGGTTGAAACGCCAGAAGAAAAAGCAGAAGAGTTGTTGTTAATGGGCCTTCGGTTGTCTGAAGGGGTCTGGTTCGAAAATTTTGAAGCGGCTACCGGGCAGCCCTTTTATGATCTGGTCAAAAAAGACCGCCTGGAAAAGCTTGTAAAAGCCGGGTTCTTGGCCGCCGACGAAAAAGCCCTGAAAGCAACAGACGAAGGCCGTTTCGTTCTAAACGCGGTGTTGGCCGATCTTCTTAGTTGA
- the rdgB gene encoding RdgB/HAM1 family non-canonical purine NTP pyrophosphatase: protein MSHRQFSGKKLVVASHNMGKVREIRDLLLEYGVEPISAGELGLPEPIEDGATFIANAEIKSLAAARASGEIALSDDSGFAVEALKGDPGIYSARWAGPTKDFSVAMALVKEKLDETGAFAAGDLKASFFCALSLAWPDGHTETFEGRIDGRFNWPPRGDNGFGYDPVFTPTGHDLTFAEMQPEDKLAINHRADAFRQLIDACFAKA from the coding sequence ATGAGCCATCGTCAGTTTTCCGGTAAAAAGCTGGTTGTTGCCAGCCACAATATGGGGAAAGTCCGGGAGATCCGGGACTTGCTTCTGGAGTATGGTGTTGAGCCGATTTCAGCCGGAGAACTGGGTCTGCCTGAACCCATTGAAGACGGGGCGACCTTTATTGCCAATGCCGAGATAAAATCGTTAGCCGCGGCAAGGGCGTCTGGCGAAATTGCGCTGAGTGACGATAGCGGCTTTGCGGTTGAAGCGTTAAAGGGTGACCCGGGTATTTATTCTGCCAGATGGGCCGGGCCGACCAAAGACTTCTCGGTTGCGATGGCGCTGGTAAAGGAAAAGCTGGATGAAACAGGGGCATTTGCTGCTGGTGATTTAAAGGCTTCGTTCTTCTGTGCCTTGTCCCTTGCCTGGCCGGATGGCCATACTGAAACGTTCGAAGGGCGAATCGATGGCCGTTTTAACTGGCCGCCTCGCGGTGACAATGGTTTCGGTTATGATCCTGTTTTCACGCCAACAGGCCATGACCTTACATTTGCAGAAATGCAGCCCGAAGACAAATTAGCGATAAATCACCGGGCGGATGCTTTTCGGCAGTTGATCGATGCCTGCTTTGCAAAGGCATAA
- the rph gene encoding ribonuclease PH, giving the protein MRPSGRQADQLRSITLEPGYSKNAEGSCFIKAGDTHVLCTASIEERVPPFLRNTGKGWVTAEYGMLPRSTGSRMGREAARGKQQGRTVEIQRLIGRSLRAVVDMEGFGERQIVVDCDVIQADGGTRTASITGAYVALYQAFEGLVEAGKILEVPMKAQVAAVSCGIYKGKPVLDLDYPEDSNAQADANFVLASDGRIIEIQGTAEEDPFSEAQFMSLFSLAKSGVTELCSMQREVLGIK; this is encoded by the coding sequence ATGCGTCCATCAGGTAGACAGGCTGACCAGCTTAGATCCATTACTTTAGAGCCCGGATATTCCAAAAATGCCGAAGGCTCGTGCTTCATCAAAGCTGGCGATACGCACGTTCTGTGTACAGCCAGTATCGAAGAACGAGTGCCTCCTTTTCTGCGCAACACCGGTAAAGGCTGGGTGACCGCTGAATATGGTATGCTGCCCCGTTCAACAGGGTCGCGCATGGGTCGCGAGGCCGCCCGCGGAAAACAGCAGGGCCGGACCGTTGAAATTCAACGTCTGATCGGCCGCTCCCTGCGGGCCGTTGTTGACATGGAAGGTTTTGGCGAGCGCCAGATTGTTGTGGATTGTGACGTCATTCAGGCTGACGGCGGAACAAGAACCGCCTCCATCACCGGCGCTTATGTTGCTTTGTATCAAGCGTTTGAAGGCCTGGTTGAAGCCGGTAAGATTCTTGAAGTGCCGATGAAGGCGCAGGTTGCTGCCGTATCTTGCGGTATTTACAAAGGTAAACCTGTCCTTGATCTGGATTATCCTGAGGATAGTAATGCGCAGGCCGATGCAAATTTTGTTTTGGCTTCAGATGGCCGCATTATTGAAATTCAGGGTACAGCGGAAGAAGATCCGTTCTCTGAAGCTCAGTTCATGTCCTTGTTTTCGCTGGCTAAAAGTGGCGTAACAGAACTCTGTTCTATGCAACGTGAAGTTTTGGGTATCAAATGA
- the hrcA gene encoding heat-inducible transcriptional repressor HrcA, with product MIQELNERSREIFRIIVETYVQTGEPVGSRTLSRLGTLDLSPASIRNVMADLVDAGLLYSPHVSAGRLPTQAGMQLFVDGLLEVGNLTESERADIKARCAVEGKNLEEVLTDATTMLSGLSNCAGLVMAPKSDSPVKQIEFVRLGVNKALVIIVTADGLVENRTIEIPPGLSVSALQEASNYMNARLMGRTLSEVKREIASELTNHQAQLDALTQKVVESGIASWGGKETLIVRGHSNLLQDVHALEELEKIKQLFDTLEAGRERIKLLELAEGGDGVRIFIGSENNLFSLSGTSMIISPYQNSRNQVVGVVGVIGPTRLNYARIIPMVDYTAKVIGRLLD from the coding sequence ATGATACAGGAACTTAACGAACGTAGCAGAGAGATTTTCCGCATCATTGTGGAAACCTATGTCCAAACCGGAGAACCGGTTGGCTCGCGGACGCTCTCGCGTCTGGGAACCCTTGACCTGTCCCCGGCATCCATCCGCAATGTAATGGCGGATCTTGTGGATGCGGGCCTTCTGTATTCTCCGCATGTCTCCGCAGGGCGTCTGCCCACGCAGGCCGGAATGCAGCTTTTCGTGGATGGGTTGCTTGAAGTCGGAAACCTAACCGAATCAGAACGGGCCGATATTAAGGCCCGATGTGCCGTCGAGGGCAAAAATCTGGAAGAAGTCCTGACCGATGCGACTACAATGTTATCAGGCCTGTCCAACTGTGCCGGTCTGGTGATGGCTCCCAAAAGTGACAGCCCTGTAAAACAGATCGAATTTGTCCGTTTGGGAGTGAACAAGGCTCTGGTCATTATTGTTACGGCTGATGGCCTGGTGGAAAACCGGACCATTGAAATCCCTCCTGGACTTTCAGTGTCTGCCCTGCAGGAAGCCTCCAACTATATGAACGCCCGCTTGATGGGCCGAACACTCAGTGAGGTAAAGAGAGAAATTGCCTCGGAACTGACCAATCACCAGGCTCAACTTGATGCGCTCACGCAAAAAGTGGTTGAGTCCGGGATTGCAAGCTGGGGAGGCAAGGAAACTCTCATTGTTCGAGGACATTCGAACTTATTACAGGATGTTCATGCACTGGAAGAGTTGGAAAAAATAAAACAACTGTTTGACACCCTTGAAGCTGGCCGAGAACGGATTAAGTTGTTGGAATTGGCAGAGGGTGGCGATGGTGTGCGAATTTTTATTGGGTCCGAGAACAATCTTTTCTCGCTTTCCGGCACATCAATGATTATTTCTCCCTATCAGAACAGTCGTAACCAGGTCGTTGGCGTGGTTGGTGTGATCGGACCTACGCGGTTGAATTATGCCCGGATCATTCCAATGGTGGATTATACGGCAAAAGTTATTGGACGACTGCTGGACTAA
- the grpE gene encoding nucleotide exchange factor GrpE, with protein MSDKNPNSQDKDARPEDQIDTANASGLEEDQSTLEDAAVEALNQAEEASAEKELSVEETQAAEIADLKEKLLRAMAETENIRRRSEKEKEDAHNYAITKFARDMLSVSDNLRRALESVPAESREDEAVKTLLTGVEMTDAELISTFGKHKIEPVEAEGQKFDPNFHQAMFEIENPEVEPGTVLQVVQSGYVISGRLLRPALVGVAKGGQKKAVKVDQSA; from the coding sequence ATGAGTGATAAAAACCCGAATTCTCAGGACAAGGATGCCCGTCCCGAAGACCAGATTGATACAGCAAATGCATCAGGTCTGGAAGAGGATCAATCAACCCTCGAGGATGCTGCTGTGGAAGCCCTAAATCAGGCCGAAGAGGCATCAGCGGAAAAAGAACTGTCCGTGGAAGAAACCCAGGCCGCAGAAATTGCGGATCTGAAGGAAAAATTGCTCCGGGCAATGGCGGAAACCGAGAATATCAGACGCCGTTCGGAAAAAGAAAAAGAAGACGCGCACAATTATGCGATCACGAAATTCGCCCGTGATATGCTGAGCGTCTCTGATAATTTAAGACGTGCGCTTGAAAGTGTGCCCGCCGAAAGCCGTGAAGACGAAGCCGTAAAGACACTGCTTACAGGCGTTGAAATGACGGACGCGGAACTGATCAGTACCTTTGGAAAGCACAAAATCGAACCTGTCGAAGCCGAAGGTCAAAAATTTGATCCAAACTTCCATCAGGCAATGTTCGAAATTGAAAATCCGGAAGTTGAACCGGGCACTGTTCTTCAGGTTGTTCAATCTGGCTACGTCATTTCCGGTCGCTTATTGCGCCCCGCTCTCGTTGGTGTCGCAAAAGGCGGTCAGAAAAAGGCCGTTAAAGTCGATCAATCTGCATAA